Below is a genomic region from Procambarus clarkii isolate CNS0578487 chromosome 63, FALCON_Pclarkii_2.0, whole genome shotgun sequence.
TCGCCCATatctttcccctccctctccctctccccctactccccccttcatctcgcccattccccaacttatccaaaccttcaataaactTACTGTTTTTGTATGTTCTCtccatgttcactgtgttcttcgcattctctttcatgttttctgtgttctttatcatattctccatgttctctgcaagttcagttcatattttcacttttctccatgttcttcacattctcttctgtgttctctgtgttcattgtaatgttttcaatgttcttagcatgttctctgtacaacttttatactcattaTTCATGTTCTCTTCAAGTTCAAATCATATTTTTCACTTGTTTCTCCATGTTCTCCATGTTCTGCGTAAATGTtcccagcatgctcagttcatgtTCCTCTTATGTTCACTAGGTTCATCACCTTCTCTTACATGTtgtctgtgttctttgtcatattctccattttCTCAGAATGTTCTTCAcaacactgttcttaaacaaatcttcactttatataataacaaatatatCAAGACATTCTTTTCTTGTCAttccttaactaaaatattcGGCAATCGACTAAAAAAAATAGTCacattcatcatttcttaactaaaatgatTCATCAATAAAAAATAGTCGCATTCATCAGCTTTTCTTGttgtttcttaactaaaattaatcGTTAATCAACAATTTCGGTCTTTAACTGGAACTTTGAAGAAATTCGGTCTTCAACTTTAGGTCTTAAATGGTCTCTGAAATTATTTTGGGCTTAAACTGAACTCTGACATATTTCGGTCTTCAACTGGAGTGACACAGCAGTAAATGGATGTAAATAAAAACTTACTGATAAGATTCCTATTTTCCTGaacaaaacttctatgaacatattctcTGAAAAATGGTATTTTGAAAATTTTCAGTCTTAAAGtcttaaataaacttctatgattatatgaACCCTGAAACGttttcataaaactgaactctgaaatatttccataaaactgaactctgttttttttttttttaatttctcccataagaatccTTTAAGAAGGAATGAGTGATTTTTGGtctgaattttccccataagaaacctttaagaaTTTAGCGACAAATGGGAATTTTTACCTGGAACCCCCTGACGCTGTTTCGATAAATGGCCCCAAAAATCTATTTGTCGGTAcagtgtcatccctactacttgtGTGGTGACCCCGTGTGTGGTGACCCCGTGTGTGGTGACCCCATGCATGGTGACCCCGTGCGTGGTGATCCCGTGCGTGGTGACCCCGTGCGTGGTGACTCCATCACCAGACccagtgtgtggtgaccctgTGCATGGTGACCCCGTTGCCAGGCCCCATGCGTGGTGACCCCATGTGTGGTGATCCCGTGCATGGTGACCCCGTTGCCAGGCCCCATGCGTGGTGACCCCGTTGCCAGGCCCCATGCGTGGTGACCCCGTTGCCAGGCCCCATGCGTGGTGACCCCGTTGCCAGGCCCCATGCGTGGTGACCCCGTTGCCAGGCCCCATGCGTGGTGACCCCGTTGCCAGGCCCCATGCATGGTGACCCCAATGCCAGGCCCCATGGGTGGTGATCCCGTTGCCAGGCCCCATGCGTGGTGACCCCAATGCCAGGCCCCATGGGTGGTGATCCCGTTGCCAGGCCCCATGGGTGGTGACCCCAATGCCAGGCCCCATGGGTGGTGACCCCGTTGCCAGGCCCCATGGGTGGTGACCCCGTTGCCAGGCCCCATGGGTGGTGACGCCGTTGCCAGGCCCCATGGGTGGTGATCCCGTTGCCAGGCCCCATGGGTGGTGACGCCGTTGCCAGGCCCCATGGGTGGTGTCCCCGTTGCCAGGCCCCATGGGTGGTGACGCCGTTGCCAGGCCCCATGGGTGGTGATCCCGTTGCCAGGCCCCATGGGTGGTGACCCCCGTTGCCAGGCCCCATGGGTGGTGACCCCGTTGCCAGGCCCCATGGGTGGTGACCCCGTTGCCAGGCCCCATGGGTGGTGATCCCGTTGCCAGGCCCCATGGGTGGTGATCCCGTTGCCAGGCCCCATGGGTGGTGATCCCGTTGCCAGGCCCCATGGGTGGTGACCCCATTGCCAGGCCCCATGGGTGGTGACCCCGTTGCCAGGCCCCATGGGTGGTGACCCCGTTGCCAGGCCCCATGGGTGGTGACCCCGTTGCCAGGCCCCATGGGTGGTGACCCCGTTGCCAGGCCCCATGGGTGGTGACCCCGTTGCCAGGCCCCATGGGTGGTGACGCCGTTGCCAGGCCCCATGGGTGGTGACCCCGTTGCCAGGCCCCATGGGTGGTGACCCCGTTGCCAGGCCCCATGGGTGGTGATCCCGTTGCCAGGCCCCATGGGTGGTGACCCCGTTGCCAGGCCCCATGGGTGGTGACGCCGAGTGTGGTGACCCCGTCGCCAAGCATGGGGGTCTTCCGGAAATTGAAAGCCTATttccccatgcacatgggtatcaaaGCCTGATGAGATGTAAtgatacttctgttgttctactgctccctttcatcaagctaagtggttcgtagtttgttgaattcttgtaccaacccgcaggtcctgatgttgcaactgctgtgttgtggtcactgtacatcttttgcatttctCCTTCTctaagttgcaagttttgcagctttgtctgaaatgtcatttcctattattcccacatgacttggcacccagttggtaAGTACCTGACAACCCTGACGTTTgaatgtttgcattaatgatatgacatttgtaatCAGATGGATGTTGTGATGTATgtcttcttgttgcaaggtttcaatagcagttctcgaatctgtatgtatgataacgtgTTGTTGGTGtttagcaagagcatgttccaaagctttttgaatggctagcatctctgtttgtaaagctgaacacccatttgagcgtctccgactatttacagagtttcctgccttGAAtgtagctccggtttcttgtctctggtagtctactgatccatctgtgaagtatgtgaagctgtcagatgccaagtttgcttctatatgcacctGTGCAATATGTCGTAGCAGCTGAGGATTAGTTTGGTTCTTTTTTTCTTCAAAAGCCATAATcttagtctgctggcagagattcccaagggactTGCATAacgaagtctgcatgtatttcgtcgacacccttctcagtgactgtatttgttatatcgaatgcattgatggtgtttatcgcacaatgggtccacctgttgctattggatgatcttctgtccagagttagtgctccagtgattatatctttaagtgaactgattctaggtctagtcaatatcttggtcagcatgcacacaGCAATCCCTTAGACCCTTATTTCAATcaacgttagcttggtttctagttttaggttcagtattttagtccatctgggagctcctgttatgactcgcattgcatcatTTAGAATAATCTCAACATTAACCCActggccaggagaaagagtgagtaaagcAGACACTGTATAATACTCTATTCGTGTGTGGTGACCCCGTGCATGGTGACCCCGTGCATGGTGACCCATGTGTGGTGACCCTGTTGCCAGACCCCCGTATGTGTAGTGACCCTGTGTATGATGAACCCATGCATGGTGAACCCATGGGTGGTGACCCCGTTGCCAGGCCCCATGCATGGTGACCCCTGTCGGCTGAccctgtgtgtggtgaccccGTCGCTAGATCCCATGCAAAGTGAccctgtgtggtggccacatGCATAGTGACCCCGTGCGTGGTGACCCATGCATGTTGACCCTGTCACTAGGCCCACACCCGTGGGTCTGGCGACAGGCCCACGGGTATGGTCACCCCGTGTGTGATGACCCCGTTGCCAAGCCCCGTGCATGGTGACCCTATGCGTTGTGACCCCGTGCGTGGTGATCCCGTGCGTGGTGACCCCGTGCGTGGTGACCCCGTGCGTGCGGCCGTGGGGCAGGGGTCgcctggggaggggagggggggggaaggggatgaCAGTAATCAGGTGGGAGCAATAAGAGTGATCACAGAGTGCTGGAGCCGCCCCACACTCGACCTTGATAACgtcactctcctccacctgtggaggtggtggtggtggtggtgttgttgttggtggtggtgttggtggtggtggaggtggtggtggtggtggtggtggtggtggaggtggtggtggtggtggtggtgttgttgttggtggtggtggtggtggtggtggtggtgttgttattgttgttgttggtggtggtggtgttggtggtggtggaggtggtggtggtggaggtggtggtggtggaggtgttggtggtggaggtgttggtggtggtggtggtggtggtggtggtggtggaggtggaggtggtggtggtgttggtggtggagtgttggtagtggtggtggtggtggaggtgttggtggcggcggcggtggtgttgttgttgttggtggtggtggtgttggtggagatggtggtggtggtggtggaggtgttggtggtggtggtggtggtggtggaggtgttgttggtggtggtggtggtggaggtgttgttggtggtggtggtggtggaggtgttgttggtggtggtggtggtggtggtggaggtgttggtggtggtggtggcggtggcggtggtggtggtggtggtggtggtagtgatggtggtggtggtggtggtagtgatggtggtgggggtggtggtgttggtggtggagttggcggtggtggtggtgcgggccctaagcctctggctggcccactgcgcgggccctaagtctctggctggcccactaagtgttgcttgtttctgttttacttgggcggagtatgagtatttatgactcatatattcgcttcagtaagatcttgccacatgtgtttaacaacttcttctgctctgttgaatcgtagttgaaatcttaatggatttgtaactgtgcactgtgttagataatgttccagtgatctgtcGGCCCCAACCCCCTGGCCTAGAGGTCGGCCCCGACCCCCTGGCCCAGAGGTCGGCCCCGACCCCCTGGCCTAGAGGTCGGCCCCGACCCCCTGGCCCAGAGGTCGGCCCCGACCCCCTGGCCTAGAGGTCGGCCCCGACCCCCTGGCCTGGAGGTCGGCCCCGACCCCCTGGCCTAGAGGTCGGCCCCGACCCCCTGGCCTAGAGGTCGGCCCCGACCCCCTGGCCCAGAGGTCGGCCCCGACCCCCTGGCCCAGAGGTCGGCCCCGACCCCCTGGCCCAGAGGTCGGCCCCGACCCCCTGGCCCAGAGGTCGGCCCCGACCCCCTGGCCCAGAGATCGGCCCCGACCCCCTGGCCCAGAGGCCGGGAAGGCACGACACACCACCGGTCCACTGGTCCAACATTATCAGATGTTACAAGTGCTGATCATGGCCTGCTGCCCCTGGCCCGTCGCCAGGCCCGCTCACAACACTGCAAGGTGCTGGCACGCAAAGGCAGCTGAACCCGCGCTTccctaacctaacacaacctaacctaacctaaacctaacctaacctaacctaaacctaacctaacctaacctaacctaaacctaacctaaacctaaacctaacctaaacctaaacctaacctaacctaacctaacctaaacctaaacctaacctaacctaacctaacctaacctaacctaacctaacctaacctaacctaaacctaacctaaacctaacctaacctaacctaacctgaacctaaacctaacctaacctaacctaaacctaacctaaccttaacctaacctaaacctaacctaacctaacctaaccttaacctaacctaacctaacctaacctaacctaacctaaacctaactatGGTGTTagtgaggtctctctctctctctctcattccggcTGGTTCTACCTATTGTCTTATAACTGAACTACCCTGCCGGGGTAATTAGGCTAGTTAGGCACGCTGGAGACGTCGTCAGTGGCCCTAggggcggggtggggtgggggggggtggggggggacgtCGACAATGGCATGCCATTTTCTTGCAGCGTTTCTTAATGAGGTTATAATCGTAAATCATGCCGTGAGACATGTTTATATGTACTGGTTAATATGGCTGTTTAATAGAGCGCGTATATTGTGAGGCTCAGGCCGTCAGTAGCGTCTTGGCGCCCTAACATGTGGAGTCTAAGTCTATCCTGTTTACCCCCAGACTTGACCCCCCATGGGCTTgggtaatggagggtggtgggAGCAGGTGGTAGCATGGTGCCTTTGGCAACATGCTAACGCAGCATGCTATCATGCCACCATTTCATCCCATTGTGTTACAAAGGCAGgcaggctcacacacacacacacacacacacacacacgcacatacacacacacacacacacgcacacacacacacacacacacacacacacacacacacacacacacacacacacacacacacacacacacacacacagctgtggggcctcgtagcctggtggatagcgcgcaggactcgtaattctgtggcgcgggttcgattcccgcacaaggcagaaacaaatgggcaaagtttctttcaccctaagtgcccctgttacctagcagtaaataggtacctgggagttagtcagctgtcacgggctgcttcctggggtgtgtgtgtgtggtgtggggaaaaaaaagaaaaaaaaagtagttagtaaacagttgattgatagttgagaggcgggccgaaagagcaaagctcaacccccgcaaaaacacaactagtaaacacacagggTAGAgaagacagggtagataaagacagtattTAACACaccgggcacacgcactaggggacacaggtggaaactgagcgcccaaatgagccacagagatactagaaagaatttttttagtgtcagagtggttgacaattggaatgcattaggcagtgatgtggtggaggctgactccatacacagtttcaaatgtagatatgatagagcccaataggctcaggaatctttacaccagttgactgacagttgagaggcgggaccaaagagccagagctcaacccccgcatgtataaataggcgagtacaaataggtgagtacacacacacacacaggaaactggtcatgggggacctcaaTCACGGAGAGATCAATTGGGAATCAAAGAATCCCCCCATGGCGGGGAAGAAACGTTGTGAACAAAATTAGTAgaagttatagacaggaatttcctaacacaagatgtgaaggaagacacaagggaaagaggacggGATACACCGAGTctgttagacctgattttcacccaaacTTATGAAGCCAATACGaatattctgcccgaaacgctgcgcgtactagtggttttacaagattgtaaatactatgctatgtattctcacaaacctaatgtaccttcttgtatataaataaataaataaataaataaatatggaaCATAaagtaccactaggagccagcgaCAATTGTGGCTcactctttgactacatgatccaGCTGAAaattgtgaccatgggacaagaggtctgggaaaggagggtAACTACAGGGAAGGGGACTACACGAGGATATAAGGGGACTTtatagagagatttataccaacagtaaagggaaaaagtaGGAGGGAATTTAAAAAATTATggcttaatagacagtgtcaggaagcaaaactgagaagcaggagggagggagggaactatcaggagaaagtgccaagcaattacgactatacagcattgtgaaggagtcaggataaggatttgggatgggacgggggaaaggaatggtgtcaaccacttggacggtcggggattgaacgccgacctgcatgaagcgagaccgtcgctctaccgtccagtgcaTTTAACAGGAATAAATGCAACAGAGTTAGAAACGAATACATTAATATTAGGAGAGTATCggaaaaaaattatgaaaacgaTATTGTGATCAAATCGAAAAAGCAACTTATATGATTATgaaggaaaatgtcggtgaacgaccaagtgacaagactgaggaaaacagaaggagcATATACagcaagtgacaaggaaatctgcgaggcactgaatgtcagtttccatggagtgttcacaaccgagcctgagcagctcccattgttagaagagatgacCCTAGACGGAAGACTATcaaatatagaggtgacagcagaggaggtaatgaaacagttgacatcactgattgcaactaaagcggttggaccagacaaagtatcaccgtggatactaaaagaggcagcgcaggccctcagcgtgtctCTGGCAAGGATTTTTAATGAGTCACCTATGTCGGGAGAGTTGCCCAGTTCCTAAAAAGGCAAATAGGGTACCAATTTTCAAAAATATAATAGGGAAGAGCCacctaactacagaccagtatccaacccgttctcgcactttcttacagacaatattgacttattaaatacgtgcatatgtgacatactaaacatactagtttaccttgaaaagcttcatagaaaacaccgacctcacctaaccttcttagtatgttaagataagcatcttattgcttcgtaattacaattattacttaacctatacctataataggttaagtaataattgtaattacgaagcaataagatgcttatcttaacatactaagaaggttaggtgaggtcggtgttttctatgaagcttttcaaagtaaactagtatgtttagtatgtcacatatgcacgtatttaataagtcaatattgactatacgaaagtgcgagaacgggttgcagtatCACTGACAATCATCCCCTGTAAAGTACTTAAACCaataatcaggttaagactgattacacacctggagaacattaggtataTACACAAACATCAACCTGGGTTCAAAGAGAAATCATGCCTAATAAACAttgtggaattctatgataaagtaacaataataagacaggacagagaagcatgggcagactgcatatttctggactgccaaaaagcctttggcaCAACActaaatctaactcctgaggcccatataataattcattgtgtcggggaacaggaagccagagtgtattcatatacgttaggcttatatagaaggctcccccccctccccaagaccgaattactgcccccccccagGATGAAACCCCATAACACGCTGACTAGCGCCTGAGTACCTAGTTACTACTAGGTGGACAGGAGCATTAGATGCCAGAAAATGCGTCCTTTTCtgcaccatcttgaggttatcttgagatgatttcggggctttagtgtccccgcggcccggtcctcgaccaggcctccactcccaggaagcagcccgtgacagctgactaacacccaggtacctattttactgctaagtaacaggggcatagggtgaaagaaactctgcccattgtttctcgtcggcgcccgggatcgaacccgggaccacattatcacaagtccagtgtgctgtccgctcggccgaccggctccccagattCGAACCCGTAATTCTCGATTCTCAGTCGAGAATAAACCCGACTATACTACCAGGAGCCTAAATAATAAATAGAGTAAaacgtaaataaaaaataaatctgATATCGACAACAGCGGACTCTACACTAGTAAAAGTTAGCACGTCCTTCAGAAACCTGAGTAAGGAAGCGTTTAGAGCACTttatactgcctacgtgagaccagtcttagagtatgcaaccCCATCGTCGAGTCCCCACCTGAAAaggcacataaggaaactggaaaaaggtTTAGAAATTTGCGACGAGTGTCGTCCCGAGttgcgagggatggggtatgaagagagcTTGAAGGAACTGAACTTGACGAcggtaaaaaaaagggggggagagagtgaggagatTTGATGGAAACATCTAAAATACTTAGGGGTATTGACAGAGTGGAAgttgacgaaatgttcacactgaatatcgagagaacgaggggacatgggtggaagctggaaactcagatgagtcacaaggatgttagaaagatttcctttagcgtgagagtagtggaaaaatggaatgcacttaaggagcaggttgtggcagcaaactctattcataatttcaaaactaGATATGAGAAGGAAAAAGTCCTATTGCTTTAAAGAACCGGCAGctagaaaggcggaatccaagagccaatgctcgatcctgcaggcacaaataggtgagtacacacacacatacacacaaggcgCTGGTTACTGAGTGGATAGCACAATGGtttcgtaatcctgtggtccagggataGTTCCCCcagcggaggcagaaacaaatggacagtttctttcaccatgatgccactgttcacctagcagtaaatgggtaccagggagttagacagctgctacgggctgcttcctgtgtgtgtgtgtgtgtgtgcgtggggaaAAATAACAAaatcagttcattgacagttgagaggcgggaccaaagagccagagctcaaccgccgcaagcacaactaggtgagtacactcgcaACCAGTCATTACCAGTCCTGTGACAAGTGGTCAACCCCAGGCTGCTGCAGGTCCTTCCTAGAAACCCCACCACCTCCTGGCACCCTTAttacctcacccctccccccctctgccaccccttccccctctgccctttccaccagctgtgggagtttggcgtctcatcttgggtcaccagttgTGGgaatggggcgtctcatcttgggccaccagctgtgggagcggggcgtctcatcttgggccaccagctgtgggagtggggcgtctcatcttgggccaccagctgtgggagtggggcgtctcatcttgggccaccagctgtgggagtggggcgtctcatcttgggccaccagctgtgggagtggggcgtctcatcttgggccaccagctgtgggagtggggcgtctcatcttgagccaccagctgtgggagtggggcgtctcatcttgggccaccagctgtgggagtggggcgtctcatcttgggccaccagctgtgggagtggggcgtctcatcttgggccaccagctgtgggagtggggcgtctcatcttgggccaccagctgtgggagtggggcgtctcatcttgggccaccagctgtgggagtggggcgtctcatcttgggccaccagctgtgggagcagggcgtctcatcttgggccaccagctgtgggagtggggcgtctcatcttgggccaccagctgtgggagcggggcgtctcatcttgggccaccagctgtgggagtggggcgtctcatcttgggccaccagctgtgggagagagaggaagtACCTCCCTATATCAACTAGAGACAAAGACTTGAGTGCGGACACGCCCGTGGATTAGATTTGGTGGCGCCAGCGACCCTAATGCCTCCTTATTGAAGTCCCTGAAGACTGTTCTAACGTTTGCTGGTGTTGACcatcctggtggtgttgaccatcctggtggtgttgaccatcctggtggtgttgaccatcctggtggtgttgaccatcctggtggtgttgagcatcctggtggtgttgaccatccTGGTCGTGTTGACCATCCTAGTGGTGTTGACcatcctggtggtgttgaccatcctggtggtgttgaccatcctggtggtgttgaccatcctggtggtgttgagcatcctggtggtgttgagcatcctggtggtgttaaccatcctggtggtgttgaccatccTGGAGGTGTTGACcatcctggtggtgttgaccatcctggtggtgttgaccatcctggtggtgttgaccatcctggtggtgttgaccatcctggtggtgttgaccatccTGGTGGTGTTGAGCATCCTGGTGGTGTTGAGCATCCTGGTGTTGACcatcctggtggtgttgaccatcctggtggtgttgaccatcctggtggtgttgaccatcctggtggtgttgaccatcctggtggtgttgaccatcctggtggtgttgaccatcctggtggtgttgaccatccTGGTGTTGACcatcctggtggtgttgaccatcctggtggtgttgagcatcctggtggtgttgagcatcctggtggtgttgaccatccTGGTCGTGTTGACCATCCTAGTGGTGTTGACcatcctggtggtgttgaccatcctggtggtgttgaccatccTGGTGGTGTTGAGCATCCTGGTGGTGTTGAGCATCCTGGTGGTGTTGAGCATCCTGGTGGTGTTGAGCATCCTGGTGGTGTTGAGCATCCTGGAGGTGTTGAGcatcctggtggtgttgaccatcctggtggtgttgaccatccTGGAGGTGTTGACCATCCTGGTGGTGTTGAGcatcctggtggtgttgaccatcctggtggtgttgaccatcctggtggtgttg
It encodes:
- the LOC138354451 gene encoding uncharacterized protein, encoding MAFEEKKNQTNPQLLRHIAQVHIEANLASDSFTYFTDGSVDYQRQETGATFKAGNSVNSRRRSNGCSALQTEMLAIQKALEHALAKHQQHVIIHTDSRTAIETLQQEDIHHNIHLITNVISLMQTFKRQGCQVLTNWVPSHVGIIGNDISDKAAKLAT